The genomic window CGACCTGGCCCGGATCATGACCGAGGTGCTCGGCCGCCCGATCCGGTACCAGCAGGTCCCGGAGGCCGCCTACGAGGCCAGCCTCGTCGAGCACGGCGCGAGCGAGGGCTTCGCCCGGAGCCTGGTCGCGATGTGGCGGGAGATCGCCGCGGGCCTCCACGCCGCCGACCCGAGGACCCCCGAGTCCACCACGCCGACCACGTTCGAGGCCTGGTGCCGCGAGGTCCTGAAGCCCGCGATCGGCTGACGCGATTCTGCCGCGGGGGTCTGCGACCGGCCGGCCGGGGGCTTCCTCGGGGCCGGTCCTCGCTCGGTAGGCCCGCCGGGGCCGGGCCGGTCAGGCCACCCGGAAGACCCGGATCCGGATCGGCTCCTTGCTCCCCGGCTCGAATCCCAGCGTGCCGACGAACACGGACCGGTTGAGCCAGTCGTACTTCCCCTTCGGCGCCTCGAACCGCGGGGTCGTGAAGCGGAGCCCGAGCGGCGGGCCGCCGACGCCGGCGTTCGTGATGCGGATGACCACGCCGTCATCCGTCTTCATGTAATAGGACGCCTCCACGACCGTCGCGCCGTCGGACCGCGAGAGGTTCCAGTCGGCGCCGCCGGGGAGCACGAGGCCGCGGATCTTCGGGCCCTCGAAGGTCCCGCCGGTGATCGGGATGACGCGGCGGTGGCCGTCCGGCGTGTCGCCGAAGTCCACCGGCTTCGCGATGCCGACGTGCGCCGTGTAGACGTACTCGAGTCGGGGAATGTCGCCAGGCTCGGGCTCCTCCCCGCCGGACGCCGCATGACCGCCGCCCGCGACGATCAGGCCGCCCGCGGCCGGCAGCCCGGCCCGGAGCAGGGATCGCCGGCTGAATTCGCTGGCCGATGACATGCTTCGCCCCCGTCTCACTTCGCCTTGAGGTACGTGTCGAACCAGTCGGCCATCCGCTCGGTGTCCTTCTCCATGCCCGGCCAGCCGTGGTCGCCGCCCGGCTTGACGGAGAGCTCCGCCTTCACGCCGGCGGCCCGGAGGGCCTTGAGGAAGGACTCGGATTGCTGGAGCGGCACCAGGCCGTCCCTATCCCCGTGGATCAGGAGGATCGGCGGGTCGTCCGGCGTGACGGCGTAGATCGGCGAGATCCCCTTCGTGATGGCGCGGAGCTTCTCCGGGTCGGTGATCCGCTCCGCCGTCCCCTTCGCGCGGTCCATCTCGCGGTGGTCGAACGCCGCCTTGAACGGCTGCGGGTGGCCCTGGGTGCCGACGTGCTCCACGCCCGGCTTGCCCCAGTTCAGCAGGTCGGTGAGCGGGAAGAAGACCGCGGCGGCCTGGACCCGGCTGGACTCGCGGTCGATCGGGTCGCGGGCCTTCGGGTCGCCGGCGTCGCCGGCCGTGGCGACCAGGAGCGAGAGGTTTCCCCCCGCGGAGCCCCCGGTGATGCCGATGCGGTTCGGGTCGATGCCGTACGCCTTCGCGTTGTGGCGGATGAACCGGACGGCCCGGTTCAGGTTCTTCTCGATCTCCGGCACCTGGTAGCGCGGCTGGCTCCCCGGCACGACGGCGAACACCGTGTACCCCCGGTCCAGCAGCGGCCGGATGGAGCCCGGCTGGATCATCTCGTGCGCCGCGAAATACCCGCCGCTGATCACCTGGATGACGCCCAGGCCGTTGGGCTTCGCGGGCCGGAAGACGTCGAGCGTCAGCGCCATGCCGTCGCGACGGCCGTAGACGACGTCCTCGGTGCGGGTGAACGCCGGCGGGTCCCCGGCCGCGGTGGCCGGCCGAGCCGGCAGGACGCTCAGGGTGACGAGCAGGGCGAACGAGACGCGTCGGGGCATGCTTCCTCCCGGGGCGGATCGGTCATGGCGGGGATGGGCGAGGCTCGCGGCCGCC from Aquisphaera giovannonii includes these protein-coding regions:
- a CDS encoding DUF3237 domain-containing protein — encoded protein: MSSASEFSRRSLLRAGLPAAGGLIVAGGGHAASGGEEPEPGDIPRLEYVYTAHVGIAKPVDFGDTPDGHRRVIPITGGTFEGPKIRGLVLPGGADWNLSRSDGATVVEASYYMKTDDGVVIRITNAGVGGPPLGLRFTTPRFEAPKGKYDWLNRSVFVGTLGFEPGSKEPIRIRVFRVA
- a CDS encoding alpha/beta hydrolase, whose amino-acid sequence is MPRRVSFALLVTLSVLPARPATAAGDPPAFTRTEDVVYGRRDGMALTLDVFRPAKPNGLGVIQVISGGYFAAHEMIQPGSIRPLLDRGYTVFAVVPGSQPRYQVPEIEKNLNRAVRFIRHNAKAYGIDPNRIGITGGSAGGNLSLLVATAGDAGDPKARDPIDRESSRVQAAAVFFPLTDLLNWGKPGVEHVGTQGHPQPFKAAFDHREMDRAKGTAERITDPEKLRAITKGISPIYAVTPDDPPILLIHGDRDGLVPLQQSESFLKALRAAGVKAELSVKPGGDHGWPGMEKDTERMADWFDTYLKAK